TGATGAAATTAGTTTAAATGATTTGAATAAATAATCGCAAAACATGTAACGTAATTTTCTGAGTGACTCATGGAAATTTTTAACAATTTATCACTTCCAAGAAATTGTTGAAGTTTTCCGTGTAATTTAACATTTGGCATTCCGGAACTTTCATTAAATATTTCAATATCTTTCCATCTAAAACCCTTACTCCAACCAGTTGCCAAGGCTTTTGCAATTGCTTCTTTTGCTGCAAATCGTGCAGCCAAATGCTGAAATTTATTCTTCTTTTTTAAACAATATTCCAATTCTGTTTGAGTATAAATTTTATTAAGAAAAAGTTCGTCAAATTTTTCCACACTTTTTTTTACTCTCTCAATTTCAATTATGTCAATCCCAATTCCGAATATCATTTTAACTCGTTAAAAAAGATCAACATCGGCCTTAACTTCCAATCCGCCATTATCAAGTTGATTGTTTAATGTGTTTGTTAATTTTTTCAACTGTTCAAGAGATTCTTTCAAATTATTAAATAAATTTTCATCATATAAAATTTTTCCGATATTATTCTTACCGGATACAGTTTCATCTGCAATTTTATTAATATTTTGAACCAAAGAATCTGCATTTTGCAAAGATTTATTTGATTGTTTTAATAATTCATTAACTAAAGTTTTATTTTCAGAAATAAAATCATTAGTCTGATTTGTTAAATTTTTTGTATTATCGATAATTTGTGAAATATCACTTTTGTTAATAATAATCAATTCATTCAAATTTTTTGTAACTGATTGCAAATTAGAAATTGAATTATGCAGATTGAATTTAAACTCATCATTAGAAAAGTTAGAATTGATAAAATGCAAAGACGTTTTTAAATCTTTTATTACAGAAATCAAATCGTCTTCAACAGAGTTTAAAGTAGCCATAACTGTTGAAATATCTCCGGAAAATTTGCCATAATATGTCTTATCAAAATTTATTTTATTTTGAGAAGTTCCGTTTAATATTTCAATTTTTTTTCCGCCCATTAAATCCAGCATCATAATTGAAAATGTTGCATCTTCATTTAAATTTGGACTTTCTGTAAAATGAATTTTAACTAAGGCTGAATTCTCTTCAGAGTTTATTGATTCAACATAACCTTTTTTAACACCGTTCACACTTACTAAATCTCCAACTTCCAAGCCAGCAACTGTATTAAATTTAACATTCAACAACAAATTCTCTGAAGATAAATTAAAATTTCTTGCCCAGCCAAATATTAATGCTAAAAGAATGAGTGCAATAAATATAGTTATGCCAACTTTTAGTTCAATTTTTTTTTCTTCATTCATTTGTTTTTAGGGATTGTTTAATAAATGCAAATTCTAATGAATCTATTTTTGAATCTTTAATAATAAGTTCAATATTTTGTGATAGTTCTTCAAGTTTGTTAATTTTTTTTTCAACATTTTTATTTTCAAAACCTGTAAAGAATTTTTTCATTTCAAACTTTAATGAATCTACATACTCTTTATTTTGTAAATTATCTAAATCAGAATTTAACTTTGATTCTGCAAATTCTAAAACTTTATCTTTACCAATATTTATTAAGTCTTCGCCATGAAATTTAATTAAATAAAAAATTGTAGCAACAATTACTGTTAATGTAATAATTACCGTTAAAAAACATCCTTTTTTCATTGTGATAATTTTTCAACTTCTACTTTACTAATTCTGTTATTTTCTAATGCAATTACTTTAAATGAATATCCGTATTTTTCAAACTTATAACCAATATCCGGAATTGTTCCAGCATGATTAAAAATAAATCCACCCAAAGTTTCAAAATCTTCATTGGGAACTTCAATATCGATTTTCAATTTTTCTTCTAATTCATCAATATACACTTTTCCAAACATAATAAATTTATTTTCACTAATCTGCATAATTTCATCTTCTTCAGTATCGTATTCATCGCGGATTTCTCCGACAATTTCTTCCAAAATATCTTCTAAAGTTATCAATCCGGCTGTTCCACCGTATTCATCAACAACAATACTAATGTGCATGTTTTTCTCTTGAAATTCTTTCATCAATGCACTAAGTAATTTTGTTTCCGGAACAAAAAGACATTCTCTTGTAACTTTTTTAATGTTGAATAAACTTTCATTATTAAGATATGGAAGTAAATCTTTTGCATGAATTACGCCGATAATTGAATCTAAATCATTTGAATATACCGGTATTCTACTATGACCGGAAGTTTTAATTATTTCAATTAATTCGCTAAACGGAATATTTTCCGGAACAGAAATTATATCAACTCGCGGAGTCATCACTTCTCTTGCAAGTAAAGTTTTGAATGAAACTAATCCGTGAATTAATTCATGTTCTTCCTCTTCCAAAGTACCTTTTTCAATTCCGATATCTGCTAAATCAGCAATATCAGAAGTTGACAAAGCAGTTCTCGATTTATCATATTTTACATTAGATGTTAAAACTTTCATCAATAAAGAAAGTAATTTTGAAATTGGACTTATAATAATGCTTAAAAAATGTAATGGAATTGCAATAAGTTTTGAAGCTTTAACCGGATATTTATTTGCCCACACTTTTGGAGTAATTTCGGAAAATAAAATAACAATTATTGTTAGAATTATAATTTGAATTAGCAAAACTATATCAACCGGATAGTTATATATTTTTGCAATATCTAACGAAATAGAAACAGCAATAATTGATAAGGCTACATTGCTGATTGTGTTTCCAATAAGAATAGTAATTAATAATTTTTTTGGAAAAGCAATTAATTTTGTAATGTATTTCCCTAAGTGCTTAGAACGTTTATTAATTTCATCTAATTTTTTATCATCTAATGAAAATAATGCAACCTCAGAACCGGAAAATAATGCGGAAAATAATAGAAGAACAATAAGTAAAATTGTTCGATAAAACCAATCAACGTCCAAAAAATATTCTTAACCTATGTTATTTTACATAAAAACTAAAATGGGAGATCATCGTCTTCCGCAGTAGAATTATTTGTAGATTCTACTTGAACAAAATTGGCTGAATCACGTGAGCTATAATTTTGTGATCCGCCTTCCGAACTATCTAGAGGAATAATGCTAAGTTTATCAGCAATAATTTCTGTAATATAAACTTTTTGACCTTCTTTATTTTCATAATCTCGTTTACTTATTCTTCCTTCAATATAAAATTTTCTGCCTTTTTTTAAATTAGCTTTTAAGAAATCAGTAACACCAAATAATACTATATTATGCCAAGTTGTTTCATTAACCCAATTTCCATCTTTTCCTTTGAAACTATGTGAAGTGGCTATAGAAAAAGTTGTAACTTCAGTATTATTAGTTGTAAAACGATGTTCAGCATCTTGTCCCAAATTGCCAATCAACATTACTTTATTTAATGAAAATGCCATTGAAATTTCTCCAATAAATTATAAATATTATTCAGATACAATAAATGCATCTTTAAACATATTTTGATTCCATAAACCTTCTCTAACCATTTGCGCTTCTGGTTTAGTTTGGTAAGCAGAACTTCTAACCGTATAAAGTG
The nucleotide sequence above comes from Ignavibacteriota bacterium. Encoded proteins:
- the acpS gene encoding holo-ACP synthase encodes the protein MIFGIGIDIIEIERVKKSVEKFDELFLNKIYTQTELEYCLKKKNKFQHLAARFAAKEAIAKALATGWSKGFRWKDIEIFNESSGMPNVKLHGKLQQFLGSDKLLKISMSHSENYVTCFAIIYSNHLN
- a CDS encoding MCE family protein — protein: MNEEKKIELKVGITIFIALILLALIFGWARNFNLSSENLLLNVKFNTVAGLEVGDLVSVNGVKKGYVESINSEENSALVKIHFTESPNLNEDATFSIMMLDLMGGKKIEILNGTSQNKINFDKTYYGKFSGDISTVMATLNSVEDDLISVIKDLKTSLHFINSNFSNDEFKFNLHNSISNLQSVTKNLNELIIINKSDISQIIDNTKNLTNQTNDFISENKTLVNELLKQSNKSLQNADSLVQNINKIADETVSGKNNIGKILYDENLFNNLKESLEQLKKLTNTLNNQLDNGGLEVKADVDLF
- a CDS encoding HlyC/CorC family transporter, which gives rise to MDVDWFYRTILLIVLLLFSALFSGSEVALFSLDDKKLDEINKRSKHLGKYITKLIAFPKKLLITILIGNTISNVALSIIAVSISLDIAKIYNYPVDIVLLIQIIILTIIVILFSEITPKVWANKYPVKASKLIAIPLHFLSIIISPISKLLSLLMKVLTSNVKYDKSRTALSTSDIADLADIGIEKGTLEEEEHELIHGLVSFKTLLAREVMTPRVDIISVPENIPFSELIEIIKTSGHSRIPVYSNDLDSIIGVIHAKDLLPYLNNESLFNIKKVTRECLFVPETKLLSALMKEFQEKNMHISIVVDEYGGTAGLITLEDILEEIVGEIRDEYDTEEDEIMQISENKFIMFGKVYIDELEEKLKIDIEVPNEDFETLGGFIFNHAGTIPDIGYKFEKYGYSFKVIALENNRISKVEVEKLSQ
- the ssb gene encoding single-stranded DNA-binding protein; its protein translation is MAFSLNKVMLIGNLGQDAEHRFTTNNTEVTTFSIATSHSFKGKDGNWVNETTWHNIVLFGVTDFLKANLKKGRKFYIEGRISKRDYENKEGQKVYITEIIADKLSIIPLDSSEGGSQNYSSRDSANFVQVESTNNSTAEDDDLPF